The following DNA comes from Candidatus Liberimonas magnetica.
CCAGTTTTTCGATAATCGCATATACTTTTAAAGGATAGTTAGCAGAACGAAGTGGAGCCTAACTTGAGAATAGCACTGATAAATTCATTGTACCTTATTATAATTTTCTTAACTGCCTGCGGGAGCAAGGAAAGCCCGGAACTCAGGCCTAATCTTCCTAAGATAGCACCGAAACAGCCTGAGGCGGCAGCTTTAAAAAAAGTAGCCCCACCGAGATATGCATATACAGGGTATAAATACAGGGATCCGTTTATAGCTTTAAATGCCAAGGGAGCTATGTTAAAGGGCTTAAATGACGTACCTATACCTAATATTGACTCGTTGTCTTTAAAAGGCATACTGGACGACGGCAAACAAAAGATAGCTATTTTAGTAGGAGGCGGTTATTCTTTCATGCTGATGGACGGCAATCTTTTTGACAGCAGGCGCAGGTTAGTGAACGGAATTACCGGGAGTATAAAAAAGGATTCAGTCGTTATTATAGATGCCATAAAAAAAAGCAAGGAAATAAAGCTTAAGGAAGAAAGTAAGTAAGTTCCGAAGGGATTAACTTATCTGGAGGAAGAAATGAAAAAAATAGCAATAGAATTGGGCATAATAGGATCATTTTTGATGCTTTTTACCGGACTATCCCCTGCACAAGAAGGTTTTAAAACTTTGAATAATATAAGGGTTGACGGAAATTCGGTAATAATCAGCCTTTCAGGCAAGACAAAATACAATGCGTTTAAAATGACGAACCCTCCCAAGCTGATCGTTGAATTTTCAAATACAGAACACAATTTTAAAGAGAAGGACCTTGCTGTTAACAAATCTACTATAAAAAGAATAAGGAGCGGCCAGTTTAAGAATGCTCCGGTCAAGGTTGCCCGTGTAGTGATAGATTTGTCGGCAATGATGGAATTTGAACTGAAGAGTGAAGGTAACGATGTGAAAATATCATTTAATCCGGATACAAAAGCAAGTGAGGTAAAAGAAGATCAAGCTAAAAAAACTCAAGTTGTGCCGGTACTTGCGCAGGCAGCACCGGTACCCTTAAAACCTGCAGCTGTTCCCGGTGTTCAAACACAGCAAAACCAAGCACCTGCACAGACAGCGCAGACTCCCATAACACCTGCAGCTGTTACTCCTTCTCAAACACAACAAAACCAGTCACCCGCTCAGGGATTAAATCAGCAAACTCAAAAAACTCCGGAACAACAAAAAAAACCTGAAGAAACCAAACCTGCGCAGGCAAATCCAGAAACCCCGGTACCTAAGCCAAGTGAAGTAAAAGCCGTACCTGCAACAGCTGTTCCTAAAGAATTCCAAAAAATCCAGAAACAGAAAAATGACAACCAGTCCAAACAAATAAAACAGGTGAGGGCAAAAAGAGAAAAGCAAGCCGGTAAAGTAAATGATCCGGTTAAAGCTTCGGAATCAAAATTAGTCCTTTTGCCGAAAATCCCTGTAACGCTCGATTTTGAGGACGCCGATATAAGGGATGTTTTAAGGGTTTTGTCCATGAAAAGCGGGATAAACATAATATTTTCAGATGATGTAAAGGGCAATGTTACCCTTCACCTTGAGAACGTGCCTTTCGACAAAGCGTTAGAAACCATTCTTTCCTTGAACGGGCTGGTAAGCCAGGAACAGGGCCCGAATATTCTTCGTATTGCAACCCCTCAAAAGATAGCGGAAGAAAGGTCTCAGGCAGTGACTTTTACAAAAATATTCCCTTTGAATTATGCAAAAGCTGAAGACGTAAAAGCTAACCTGGATTCTGTCCGCTCGGCCGAGGGAAGAAGAGGCAACGTTTCGGTTGATGCAAGAACAAACAGCCTGGTCGTAACAGACACTCCCGACGGGCTGGTTTCGGTAGAGAGGCTTATGAGCCAGCTTGATAAAAAGCCGCAGCAGGTTTTAATCGAAGCGAAAATAGTAGAAATAACCTTAACAGATTCTTATGACATGGGTATTCAGTGGCAGTATGCCGGGACCCCGGTAAATAATGACACTACAAGGGTTGATGTAGGACAATCCGCCGCAGCCGCCGGGGCTGCAGGATTTGGCGCAGGTGCTGCCGGCCTTGCTCAAAGAAATGTAAGCGGAATTACAGCTGGCGGGACTGGTGTAAATTTCCCTGCAGCGCCTGCTGCAGGCCAGGCCGGTTCAATTGCTTTTGGGATAGTGGCAAATAATAACTATTTAACCGGTGCGCTCACTGCTTTAGCTCAAAAAGGGCTTTCAAAAACCTTATCAACACCCAGAGTAACTACGATCAATAATCAGGAAGCAAAGATACTTGTGGGCCAGAAAGTGCCGTACACTTCAGCACAGACACAATCTTCCATAGGGCAGACAACCAGCACTGAATTCCTGGATGTCGGAATAAAGCTGACGGTTGTACCTACCGTGAATATCGATAATAAGATAACTCTTTTCGTCCATCCTGAGGTAAGTTTGTTTGTACGGGCTGATCCAGCCGGGCCGGTTCTAGGGACAAGAGAAGCTAAAACAACGGTTTTAGTCGAAAATGGGGAAACTGTAGTTATCGGCGGCCTTATAACCGAAGAAGACCGGAAACTCGGCACTCAAGTACCGCTATTAGGCGACCTGCCTATAATAGGGCATCTGTTCAGGAGAGATTTTAAATCTAAAGACCGGACAGAACTATTGGTTTTCATTACCCCAAAAATACTTGATTAATAATATAGTGGATTCTCAAAGCATTCCTAATAAATGGCTAATATATCTATTCGGTTCTATTTTAGCTGTTTCACCCATCTTAAGATTTAGCTGGGACTACCAAACCCAAACAATTCTTGGATTACTCATAATACTTTCGTTCGTCTACCTGTTGAACAACTATAAATTCTCTTTTGATCTTGTCAGGGATGGTTTGTTTATTTTGTTCTTTGTCGCTACGTTGATACCGTGCCATAAAGTAAAAGAATTGTCTTTATATAGGGATGAACTACTATTTTTGCTGGGTTGTTTTATCTTTTCATTTGTTTTTGGGCATTTGCCTTCGGAGAAAAAAAAAGGTCTTTTAAAAATACCTGTTTTCATAGGCGTCTGGTTCTGTGTTATATTATTGGCCCATTTCTTTAGGGACCCCGAAAAATATGTACTCGGCACAGCTGTCCCATCTGAAATAATCGTTAACCTCAACATTATTGCAGGGTATTTGACCCTTTGTTTCGGATTGTCTTTAATATTCTGGAATGACGAAAATAAAAATTACAGGCTCCTCCCGGTAATAATCTTTATAAGCATTATCCTGTCTAAATCGAGGATAGCGATATTTAGCGCATCGGTCATAGTAGTTGTGTTCTCCTATAGTTTTTACAAGTCCTATTTCAGGCTTGTTAAACTGTTATTGGTCTTAATAATAGTTATATTGAGTTTTTTGACATTCCTTAAAATGCACCAGTACCGTCTTTCGGATAATTTATATTTATCTGACAGACTAATTTGGTGGCATACTGCAATAAATATAATAGCGCAGAATCTTATTGCAGGAGTGGGCTGGGGGGGGTTCGGCAATATATATTTGAATTACAGGGCCTTGCCGGGTTTAAATACCCTGTATGCGCATAATTTGGCCTTACAGCTGTTAGCTGAAACAGGGCTAATAGGGTTTTCGCTGTTTATCGTTCTTTTGTTCAAAGTCTTCAAAAAGTCGACGGAATACGTAAAAGGGCTTGACAATGAATTTTATTTGCCGATTTTATCCGGGATAACAGCGTTCTTGTTTATTAACCTTTTTGACTACAGTTTCTACGTGCATTCAACATTGATGCTGTTCTGGGTTTGTTTTGGAATATTGTATTTCAAAGAAAGCCGGATGACTAAAAGAGAGAAAAGCTTTTTGCCCGTTTCTCTTTTCATGGCGCTCAATTTTATTATAGCCGTTGTTTTTCTCAAACCTTTTGCAGGATATATGTTTTTTAGAAACGGCGTTAATGTTTTTAATGAACAAAAATATGAGCAGGCTGAAGGGAAGCTGTTACTTGCCGTAGAATTAGACCCGGAGGCTTCCAGGTATTATAATGAACTGGCAAAAATATGTTATTTTGAATTTACAAGGAATAAAAACAAAGTCTACCTGAATAATGCAATTGAAGCGGAAAAGCAGGCTATAGAGCATAGCAAAACCAATGCCGCATACTGGTCGGACCTCGGATGGTTATACTGGACAGACAACCAAAATAAATATGCGTCAGATTCAATGCTCAAGGCTATTAAGTATGACAGGTTCAACCCAAAATATCAAAACAATTTAAGGAATTTCCTGAATTTCACAGGCCATGCAAAGTAAAAGAACATTATATGTTTATTTATTTTTATTTTCTATTGTAACCTTATTTTTCCTGCCTGTGTTATGTTCAGGGAAGACTTATTTCCTCCGCGACCTGACTTATATTTTCCATCCCTGGAGAGTATTTGCTGCTGAATCCATTCAGAAAGGTGAAATGCCTTTATGGAATTCTTACTCCTATTGCGGGATGCCGTTTTTGGCTAATTGGCAGTCAGCTCTATTTTATCCGTTCAATATATTGTTTTATTTATTGCCTTTTTATATCGCGCTAAAATTATACTGCTTTATCCATTTTGCAGTTGCAGGTATATTTACATATTTATTTGCTGTAAAAAATAAATTCAGAACATATTCGTCCCTGGGCATGATGATCTTATTTGTATTCAACGGATTTTTGATCACAAAACTTGAGTTTTTAAGCCATATAGGCGTGGATGTGTGGGTGTTCGCATTGTTCTTGTTTGTGCAAAACCCTGTTTTGGCTGCCCTAACTGCGTCGATTAGTTTTATGGCCGGGCATCAGGTATTTATATTTCAAATAGTAATATTCATTTTTTATCTGTTTACGAAAGCTGTTATAATAAAAGATTATAACAAAATCTCCGTGAATTTAATTTATACTCTTATCATAGTTACCGGCATTGTTGCTGTACAGTTAATGCCTCTGGCTGAGCTTACGGCATATTCTAACAGGTTTATATCCGGTATAGGTTCAGATATAGCGATGCTGCATTCGCTTAAGATTGATGATGTGGCCAGGTTCCTTTACCCTAAATATAAAGCAGGCCAGATTCTCCTTGTTACGGGCGAAAAATATCAATGGGACACGACCCTCTATGTAGGACTAATATCTTCCTTGATAGCTTTTTACGGTATTTTTAATAAAAGAAAAGGAGAATTAACAAAAATATTTTCCTTAGTTTTGATTTTATCGGGATTTATATTAGCCTTGGGAAACACGACTTCAATTTATCCTTTCTTGTTTAAAAATGTATTTTTGTTTAAAACTATGAGATACCCGGTGCAGCTTATTTATGCTTCTATAATAGGGCTTACGATTATGTTCGGTTACGGTTTTGACGGTTTGTACAAAACCTTAAATAAATGGGTGCTTTTATCCTTGGTTTTGCTGGTATCTTCGGAACTATTGGTTTACGGATATCATTTTCAGCCTTTGGCAGATAAAACCTATTATTATAAAAAACATGAAATTGTGGCTTTTATTCAAAAAAATATAGGTGCTGCCAGGTTCCTTTTAAGCCCCGGTACTGAAAAGAACAGATATTTTAGAGGGAAAGATGTAGAGGATTCATGGCAGAAATCAAGAGGATACCTCTATAACCTTACTTCTCTTCCTTATCATATAAGTAATGCATACGGTTTTGGAGAACCTTTGACGTTAAAGAGTGTCGAAGAGTTCATAGATAAAGCGTATAAACAAAAAACCCCTCAGGACTTGTTGCCTTTCTTAGATATCTTGGGTGTAAAATATCTGCTATGCAGGGATGAACTTAAAAATCATGAAGGCTATGAACTCAAGTATAACGACACTCTATTTCTTTATCAAAAAATTGCTGAAACCAGATTATACGAATGTGGAACCCCTCAGATAAAAGCCCTTCGACGCACTCAGGATGCTGAGTATAGTATAAACACCGAAAGCTCATTAAATAATGTGACATCCCGCCAAGGCGGGGCGGTTATAAAAATAGTCGAGAATAAACCAGGTAAAATAACTCTGAATTCCACAGCTCCGGCAGAGTCAACAATTGTCTGGAAAGAAGCATTTATGCCCGGCTGGAAAACTTATGTAATCCCTTCCAGAAAGAGTGAT
Coding sequences within:
- the pilQ gene encoding type IV pilus secretin PilQ — its product is MKKIAIELGIIGSFLMLFTGLSPAQEGFKTLNNIRVDGNSVIISLSGKTKYNAFKMTNPPKLIVEFSNTEHNFKEKDLAVNKSTIKRIRSGQFKNAPVKVARVVIDLSAMMEFELKSEGNDVKISFNPDTKASEVKEDQAKKTQVVPVLAQAAPVPLKPAAVPGVQTQQNQAPAQTAQTPITPAAVTPSQTQQNQSPAQGLNQQTQKTPEQQKKPEETKPAQANPETPVPKPSEVKAVPATAVPKEFQKIQKQKNDNQSKQIKQVRAKREKQAGKVNDPVKASESKLVLLPKIPVTLDFEDADIRDVLRVLSMKSGINIIFSDDVKGNVTLHLENVPFDKALETILSLNGLVSQEQGPNILRIATPQKIAEERSQAVTFTKIFPLNYAKAEDVKANLDSVRSAEGRRGNVSVDARTNSLVVTDTPDGLVSVERLMSQLDKKPQQVLIEAKIVEITLTDSYDMGIQWQYAGTPVNNDTTRVDVGQSAAAAGAAGFGAGAAGLAQRNVSGITAGGTGVNFPAAPAAGQAGSIAFGIVANNNYLTGALTALAQKGLSKTLSTPRVTTINNQEAKILVGQKVPYTSAQTQSSIGQTTSTEFLDVGIKLTVVPTVNIDNKITLFVHPEVSLFVRADPAGPVLGTREAKTTVLVENGETVVIGGLITEEDRKLGTQVPLLGDLPIIGHLFRRDFKSKDRTELLVFITPKILD
- a CDS encoding O-antigen ligase family protein, which encodes MDSQSIPNKWLIYLFGSILAVSPILRFSWDYQTQTILGLLIILSFVYLLNNYKFSFDLVRDGLFILFFVATLIPCHKVKELSLYRDELLFLLGCFIFSFVFGHLPSEKKKGLLKIPVFIGVWFCVILLAHFFRDPEKYVLGTAVPSEIIVNLNIIAGYLTLCFGLSLIFWNDENKNYRLLPVIIFISIILSKSRIAIFSASVIVVVFSYSFYKSYFRLVKLLLVLIIVILSFLTFLKMHQYRLSDNLYLSDRLIWWHTAINIIAQNLIAGVGWGGFGNIYLNYRALPGLNTLYAHNLALQLLAETGLIGFSLFIVLLFKVFKKSTEYVKGLDNEFYLPILSGITAFLFINLFDYSFYVHSTLMLFWVCFGILYFKESRMTKREKSFLPVSLFMALNFIIAVVFLKPFAGYMFFRNGVNVFNEQKYEQAEGKLLLAVELDPEASRYYNELAKICYFEFTRNKNKVYLNNAIEAEKQAIEHSKTNAAYWSDLGWLYWTDNQNKYASDSMLKAIKYDRFNPKYQNNLRNFLNFTGHAK